One segment of Comamonas thiooxydans DNA contains the following:
- a CDS encoding GntR family transcriptional regulator has translation MIAKTKIAERLIESILTGRLRPGVRLGEQDIADLFQVSRTLVREALIQLQARGFVEVRSRVGWYVAEPSFEEAQETYAARRVVESGMLRDAGKPLQAALKRLRQHIADEQESIAADDAAKRSSLLADFHICLAECLGNRFLTSMIVDLSARSMLAAALYHSKAEAKVSNDDHAAIVEALAEGDTAKAEQLMIAHIDALKSRLDEGLAGNRRERDRLRAILIAQH, from the coding sequence TTGATTGCCAAGACAAAGATTGCGGAGCGTCTGATCGAGTCCATCCTGACCGGAAGATTGCGGCCCGGGGTGAGGCTGGGCGAGCAGGATATTGCCGATTTGTTCCAGGTCAGCCGTACCTTGGTGCGCGAAGCGCTGATCCAGTTGCAGGCGCGTGGCTTTGTCGAGGTGCGCTCGCGTGTCGGGTGGTATGTGGCCGAGCCCTCGTTTGAGGAGGCCCAGGAGACCTATGCCGCGCGGCGCGTTGTGGAGTCGGGTATGTTGCGCGATGCAGGCAAGCCGCTGCAGGCGGCACTCAAGCGCCTGCGTCAGCATATTGCGGATGAGCAGGAGTCCATCGCTGCCGACGATGCTGCCAAGCGCAGCTCGCTGCTCGCGGACTTTCATATCTGTCTGGCCGAATGCCTGGGCAATCGTTTTTTGACGTCGATGATCGTCGACCTGTCGGCGAGGTCGATGCTGGCTGCGGCGCTATATCACTCCAAGGCAGAAGCCAAGGTCTCCAATGACGATCATGCTGCGATCGTCGAGGCTCTGGCCGAAGGCGATACCGCCAAGGCGGAGCAATTGATGATTGCGCATATCGACGCCCTGAAGTCGCGCCTGGACGAGGGGCTGGCCGGAAATCGCCGAGAGCGCGACCGTCTGCGCGCCATCCTGATTGCGCAGCATTAG